The DNA sequence GGCCAGAACGTGCGCGACTGGATCCACGTGCGCGACCACAACACCGCGGTGTGGCGCATCATCGAGCGCGGCCGCATCGGGGAGACCTACCTCATCGGCGCCGACGGCGAGAAGAACAACAAGGAGGTCGTCGAGCTCATCCTCGAGCTCATGGGCCACGACCCCCAGGACTACGAGCACGTCGCCGACCGGCCCGGCCACGACCTGCGCTACGCGATCGACAACACACGGCTGCGCGAGGAGCTCGGCTGGGAGCCGCAGTTCAAGGACTTCCGCTCCGGCCTGGCCGACACGATCGCCTGGTACCGGGCCAACGAGGACTGGTGGCGCCCGCAGAAGGCCGCCGTCGAGGCGAGGTACGCCGCCCAGGGCCAGTAGTCCGGAGGCACGGAGGCCGGCTACCGCCGGGTCTCCAGCGCCGCGCGGGCCCGCAGCCCGAGCGAGATCGCCCGGCGCAGGGGCGCGAGGTACCAGGCCGCGTAGCGCCGGTGCAGGTACAGCTCGGCGCTGCGGTGGTGCGCGAGGATCATCCTCGCGGGCTTCTCCCGCCAGCTCGCGCCCTGGTCGTGCACCACGACGGCGTCGGGGACGTAGACGTTCTCCCACCCGGAGCGGCCCAGCCGCTCGCCGAGGTCGACGTCCTCGAAGAACATGAAGTAGCTGGGGTCGAAGCCCCCGACCTGGTCGAGGGCAGAGCGCCGCAGCAGCAGGCATGCTCCCGACAGCCAGCCCACCGGGTGCTCGGTGAGCAGCACCTCCTCCTGGCGCTGGTGGTACTGCCTGGTCCAGGGGTTGTGGGGCCACACCCGTGCGAAGACCGCGTGCCCCGCGCCCTGGCGCAGCGAGGGCACGGCGCGGGCGGAGGGGTAGACCGTGCCGTCGGTGTTGAGGATCCTCGGCCCCAGCGAGCCGGCGCCGGGGTGCCGCTCCGCGGCGGCCAGCAGGGCGTCGAGCGAGCCCGGCTGCCAGACGACGTCCGGGTTGGCCACCACGACCCACGGCGAGTCGCCACCGGCGGCGCCGAGGTTGGCGGCGGCGCCGTAGCCGAGGTTGTGGCCCGGTCGGAGCACCTCGGCCCCGTGGCGGCGCGCGACGTCATCGACGACGGTCGGGTCGCTGCCGTTGTCGACGATCACCAGTGGTGCCGGCCCGCTCGAGGCGGTCGCGAGGGACTCGGCGAAGTCCGCCAGCTCGCCGCCCGGGTTGAAGGCCACGGCCACCACGCGGACGGCGGCTGGTGAGGTCATTCCCCCTACGGTAGTCGCCGTGGGAGCGCGTGCCGCGTCGCGCCCGCGCGACGTCCCCGGGCCGTGCCACGGCTCATGAGGGAGCAATCTCGCGGATCGTGTCACCGGCCTCCTCGTAGAGCGCGCCCGTGGCGGGGCAGCGCCACCTGCCCGCCTCGGCCACGAGCGGCCGCCCGGCGCGGCCGACCCAGCCGACCCGGCGGGCGGGGACCCCGGCCACGAGGGCGTGCGCCGGCACGTCCCGGGTGACGACCGCTCCCGCGGCGACGGTCGACCACGCCCCGATGGTGACCGGCGCGACGCACACGGCGCGCGCGCCGACGGCTGCGCCCTCCTCGATGGTGACCCCGACCAGCTCCCAGTCCTGCGCGGACTTCAGGGACCCGTCCGGGTTGACCGCCCGCGGGAAGGTGTCGTTCGTCAGCACGACGGCGGGACCGATGAACACGCCGTCGCCCAGCACGGCCGGCTCGTAGACGAGGGCGTAGTTCTGCAGCTTGCAGCGCCGCCCCAGCCGCACCCCCGGCCCGATGTACGCACCCCGGCCGACCACGCAGCCCTCGCCCAGGTGCGCACCTTCGCGGATCTGGGCGAGGTGCCAGACCACGGACCCCTCCCCCACCACCGCGTCGGGGGACACGTCGGCGCTGCCGTCGATTCGCGTGGGCATGGTCCCCTCCTGAGGGTCCGGGCGTCGTGCGGAACGCTATCCCAGAGCGCCTCCCGGCGCGGGCCGGATCCCGCACCGGGTGGGCGCCGGCGTGAGCAGGGTCATCAGCAGGCGGGGCGGTGTCGCCGTAGGATGTGATGCTGTGCCCCGCCACGCCATGCGCCCCCCGCAGCGCCCGTCCGCCGGCGCGGACGGCGGCGCGGACGGTGGCGCGCCGGTGGCGCCCCGGCACGCGGTGTCGCTCGACCCGCACCGGCGCCTGCGACGCCTCGGCGCCGGCGCCCTGGGGGTGGCCCTCTTCGCCGGGTCCGGCGCGGCCATGGCCTACAGCGACATACAGGGCAACATCGCCCAGCACGACATCACCGACCTGCTCGGGGAGGACCGGCCCTCTGCGACGGCGGAGGCCGCGCCGGTGGACCAGCGCGCCGGGGAGGACATCAACCTGCTCGTCATGGGCTCGGACGTGCGCGAGGGCGACAGCGACGTCGACGGCGCCGGCGCGGCCGGCGTCGTGGCCGGGATGCGCTCGGACACGACGATGATCGCGCACGTCTCGGCGGACCGCTCCCGGGTGGACGTCGTCTCCATCCCGCGCGACACCCTCGTCGACATCCCCAGCTGCACCCTCCCCGACGGCACGACGACGTCCGAGCAGAGCGACGTCATGTTCAACTCCGCGTTCCAGACCGGTGGGCAGACCGGGGACGTCGGCGCCGCCGCGGCGTGCACGATCCGCACGGTGGAGAAGCTCACCGGCATCTTCATCGACGACTTCGTCGTGGTCGACTTCGCCGGTTTCACCCGCATGGTGGACGCCCTCGGCGGGGTGCCGATGTACATCGACGAGGACATCGACGACGCCGAGGCGGGGCTCAGGCTCGCGCAGGGCTGCCAGATCCTGGACGGGACGACCGCCCTCGGGTATGCCCGGGCCCGCAAGTCCCTGGACGACGGCTCGGACATCTCGCGCATCGGGCGGCAGCAGGAGCTCGTCGCGGCGATCGCCCGGGAGGCCCTCGGCAAGAACCTCCTCACCGACCTGCCGGCCCTGTACCAGTTCCTCGACGCCGCCACGTCCACGCTGACCACCGGGCGTTACATCGGCGGGCTGACCACCATGGCGGGACTGGCCAGCTCCCTGCGGGGCCTCGAGGCCGGCGGGATCGCCTTTGCGACGATGCCGTTCGAGTGGGCCGGGCCGCGGGTGCGCCCGACGGTCGAGGCGGAGGAGCTGTGGGACGCGATCGCGGCGGACGAGCCGATCCAGGCGACGCTGACCGGCACCGGCGAGACGCCCACGGAGGAGCCGACGGCGACGGCCACCGCCACGCCGGGGGCCACCACCGCGCCGGGCCAGGAGCCCACGTCGTCGGTCGCCCCGACGTCCGCGCCGACGGCGGAGCCGACGCCGACGATCCCGGTGTGCACGAAGTAGCGCGCCGGCCCGCCCAGGTGCAGGGCTTACGCTGTCCCCCGTGCCGCGCGGGCCGGACGCGGCGCACAGGACGAGGGGAGCACCGGTGAGCGAGAGCACGGGTGACCCGCGCCCGCCGAGCTTCCGCCCCGCCGCCCCGGGCCGCCGCCCGGACACCTCCGGGGCCCGCCCCGTGGGTGCGGGGGCCCAGCCCGCCGGCGCCGCGGCCGTCGGTGGCGAGGCGCAGCGGCCCGCCCACCCTCGCCGCACCGCCCGTCCCGCCGCACCCGTCCGGCGCACCTCGGTCCGGGGCGCTGCACAGGGACCGGACAGTCCGCCGGCCTACGCCCCGTCGCGGGCCGCCGCCCCCTCCTACGCCCCGGCTCCCGCCGCGGCGTCCCCGCACCGGGCCGAGCTCCGGCCGGACGACTCGCGCCGCCCCCCTCGCCGGGGCCGACGACGCCGCAGCCCGCTGGCGGTGCTGCTGCTCCTCCTGGTCGTGCTGGTGGCGTGGCCCGTCGGCCTGGCCGTGTGGGCCGACTCCCGCATCCAGCACGTCGAGGCGCTCTCGGGCGCGGCGGACACGCCCGGCACGACGTACCTGCTCGCCGGCTCCGACTCCCGCGCCGACGGTGCGGTCGCCGACGCCACCGAGGGCCAGCGGTCCGACACCATCATGGTCATGCACGTGCCTGAGTCCGGCCCCACCGCCCTGGTCTCCCTCCCGCGCGACACCCTGGTGGCCATCCCCGGCGTGGGCGAGAACAAGCTCAACGCCGCCTTCTCCCTCGGCGGCCCGCCGCTCCTGGTCGAGACCGTGGAGGCGCTGACCGGGCTGGGCGTGGACCACTACGTCGAGATCGGGATGGGCGGGGTCAGCAGCGTCGTCGACGCCGTGGGCGGGGTCGAGCTCTGTCTGGACTACGACGTCGAGGACGAGCTCTCCGGCCTGACCTGGACCGCCGGCTGCGCGCAGGCCGACGGCGTCACCGCGCTGGCGTTCGCGCGCATGCGCTACGCCGACCCCAACGGCGACATCGGCCGGACCGAGCGCCAGCGCCAGGTGGTCAGCTCCGTGGTCAAGGAGGTGGCCGAGCCCGCCACCGCGTTCAACCCGGCCGCGCAGGTCCGCCTCGTCGAGGCCGGCACCGGCGCCCTCCTCACCGACCCCGGGACGGGCATCGTCGACCTCGGCCGGATGGCCTGGGCCTTCCGCGCCGCCACCGGGCCGGACGGTCTCGTCGGCACGCCGCCGATCGCCGACCTCGACCACCGCGCCGGCAACCTCGGCTCGACGGTGCTCCTGGCCGAAGACGCCCCGGACTTCTTCGCACGCCTGCGTGACGGCGAGCTCACCGCCGAGGACCTCCAGGCCGGCTGACCGCCTCCGCGCGGCCGGGTCCACCGCACATCTCTGGATGCCCGACGGACCCGGTACCCGCACGACACGTTGCGGCGCCCGCACCTCTCGGTGCGGGCGCCGCGGGGTCGTGCTCGAATCTGATGGCGGGTCCGGCCGCGTCGGCCGGCACCCGGTGGTGGCTCACAACGCCCGGTGGATCCCGAGGGTCTCGATGCCGTCGCCGTCCCAGTCGCCGACCAGGCCGGTGTCGGTGGAGCGCCCGTAGGCCACGGTGAGGTCGGCCGCGCCGCCGGCGAGGCTGTCCCTCAGGTACCAGACGTTCGCGCGCCGGACGCCGACGGTGGTGTCGCCGTCGCCGTCCCCGTCGGCCGCGAACGGCTCGTCGGTGGCCCGGCCGTAGGTGAAGACCACGCTCGCCGAGCCGCCCGTGAGCGTGTTCGACAGGTAGAACGTCGACAGCCGGCGCACACCGGGGGTGTCGTCGCCGTCGCCGTCCCAGTCGCCGGCCAGCACCGTGTCGGTGGAGCGCCCGTAGGTCAGGGTCACGTCCGCCGCGCCACCGGTCAGGGTGTTCTTGAGGTACCAGGTGCTGACCCGGCGCAACCCGATGGTGTCCGTGCCGTCGCCGTCCCAGTCACCCACGACGATCTCGTCCGTCGAACGGCCGTAGCCGAAGACGATCTCGGGAACACCGGTGGTGTTGGAGTTGCGCAGGGAGAAGGTGGTCCCGCGGCGGTAGCCCGGCGTGGCGGTGCCGTCGCCGTCCCAGTCGCCCATGAAGACCTCGTCCTCCGGGACGCCGTACTCGAAGAGCGTCGTCGCGCTGCTGCCGAAGTCGTCGGCGAGGAAGAAGCCGGTCTGCTGGACGGGCTCGGGGAAGCCGGGCGCGCCGAGCGCGACGTCGATGGTCGCGGTCTTGTAGTCCCGGATGTACGGCACGTTGGTCGGCCCTTCCTCCCCCTCCTCGTCGTCGCCGAGGAGCGCGTCCTGGAGCTGCACCACGGAGTCGTCGGGCACGGTGAAGATGAGCCGGTACCAACCCACGCCCGGGTTCGCGACCCCGCTCGGGGACCCCCAGTTGAAGCCGTAGATGAGCCTTCCGGAGGCGTTGACCTCGGACGGCATGAGGCGTTCCGAGACGGCGACCTCGCTGTAGGTGCCCGTCTCCTCCTCGGCCTTGAGGATGGTCAGGGTCGCTCCGGGCGCGAAGACCATCGGCGCGAGCTCGGCCGCGAGGCCGTCGGTGCCGAAGAGCTCGTCGCGCATCTCGCCCTCGAGGGAGATGGCGTCGTAGCCGAGCATCGGCTCGAACGCGGTGGGGTCGTGCGCGAAGAGGTTGACCTCGACCCGGATCGGCTGCGTTCCGGTGCCGGGGAAGGTGTGGCTGAGCAGGTTGTCGCCCCACTTGACGTCGGTCACGACCGGTACGTCCGTGACGACGGTCCGGTCGGCACCCCACATGTCGGCGTCGAACTCCGGGTCGACGGTGCTGGGATAGGTGTCCGAGCCGACCCCGGTGTAGTAGTCCCCGTCCGGCACCTCGTCGCCGGGGACGGCGTTGGTGTAGTCGGCGTCGCCCGTGGGCAAGCCCGGCACGGTGACGGCGTTGAACAACCCTGCCTTCTCGCCGTCGTCGGCAAGGATCACGGGCACGGAGAGGTTCTTCGTGCCCTCCTCCTCTTCCTCCTCGGGCGGCGCCGCCAGGGCGGCGCTGCCTCCGACCACTACCAGCGCGATCGCGGTGACCAGGGACGTCGTCCCTCGGCCCGTCCGCATGTGCACACTCATGGTTTACACCCTTCATCTGCCCCGGGTCCTCTCGGGGCTGCCCGTAGTTGGGCGTCGGGGGACCGCACCCCACGGCGCGGCCGGCGGCGTCCTTGCCCGGCAGGCCGGTGGTCTCACCTCCCTCGAGAAGCGGTCGAAGCGGACCTCACAACCCCAGTTGTATGGGGCATCTCCCCGCTTCCCAAGGGACCTACGTCTGCCCCGTCCACGCGCGGGCCCGGCGCGGGGGTGGTTGCCTGGACCCATGACCCACGTCAACGACCCCGACGTCGTGCGCCGCCTGCTCACCACCCCGGCCCGCTGGGCGGTGGTGGGGCTGTCCCAGAACTCCGCGCGCACCGCCTACGGCATCGCCGGCTATCTCCAGGACCTCGGCATGGAGATCGTCCCGGTCCACCCCCGGGCGGAGACCGTCCACGGCGCCCGGGGCTACGCGACCCTGGCGGAGATCCCCGGCGGTGTCGACGTCGTGGACGTCTTCGTCCGCTCCGACCTCGCCGGCGCGGTCGTCGACCAGGCGGTGGCGGCCGGGGCGAGGGCCGTCTGGCTCCAGCTGGGCGTCGTCGACGAGGACGCCGCGAGGCGGGCGCGCGAGGCCGGCCTCGACGTGGTGATGGACACCTGCCCGGCGATCGAGGCTCCCCGTCTCGGCATCGTCTGACCCGTCAGCGAGGGGCGCCGAGAGACCGGCTGCCGTGAGCTCGGCCCGACGATCGGCAGCCCTGCTGCCTGTTCGCCTCAGGCCGACTGCGCGTGCCGTGCCGCCGGACGCCCCGCCTCGGGCGCGCGCCGCAGCGCGGCCTCGAGCCGGCGGCGCAGGAGCGGGCCCACGCGCTTCTCGACCTGGTGGATGCCGATGGCGAGGAGCACGCTCAGGGTGACGGCGCCGGCCAGGACCGCCCAGCGCCCGAGGTGGGCGGCGGTGAGGTCGATGAACCACCAGCCCCAGTACTCGTGGATGAGGTAGAGCGGGTAGGTCAGGGCGCCGGCGGGGACCAGCCACGCCCCGCCGAACCTCTTGAGCGGGGTGAGCGCGATGGCGGCCACGGTGGCGAAGCAGCCGACCGTCAGCGCGCCGAGCACCCACGGGTCCGGGGTGAAGATGGTGTTGGCGGTGAGGGAGGTCATCTGCCAGGTGACGGCGTGGTCGACGCCGAGGACGACGTTGCCCGCGAGGATGAGCCACGGCGCGCGGGCGTGGCCCTCGCGGAAGATGAGGTAGAGCATCATGCCGCCGGCGAAGAAGGGGGCGTACCCGTCGATCGCCAGGGCCGCCAGCGGCGTGATCCCGGCCTCGACCGCCACCAGCCCGAGCGCCGGCCACAGCGCGGCGACCCACAGCAGGCGACGGCGGGTGATGCCCCACGCGACGAGCAGGCCGATGAGGAGGTAGAACCGCAGCTCGGCGTACAGGGTCCAGTACACGCCGTCGACGTGCCGGACGCCGAAGAGCTCCTGGAGCATCGTGAGGTTGACCAGCGCCTCGCCGACGCTGATGTCCTTGCCCGCCGGCCACAGGAACAGCAGGAGGGTCGAGGTGGCGATCACCGCGAGCCAGTAGGAGGGGAACAGTCGCGCCACCCGGGACGCGACGACGTGCGGGACGTCGCGGCCCCACGCCGTCATGAGGATGACGAAGCCGGAGATGACGAAGAACTGCTCCGGCCCGAGCGCGGCGTAGATGAGGACGGGCCCGGTCTCGGGGAAGACGGCGCCGGGGTCGTCCCCCCACACCTGCGACCACCGTGCCGTGAAGTGGTAGAGCATGACGCCGACGGCCGCGAGCAGGCGCAGGCCGTCCAGCGCGTACAGGCGCGGGCGGTCCGCGGGCGTGGGCGGACGGTCCGCGGGACCGCGCGACGCCGCCTCCCGCGTCGTGCCTGTGGGGCCAGGGACGCGCGGGGCCGCGGGGCGGAGGGTGTCGGTCATCATCTCGACGGTAGGTCAGCCGCGGCCGCCCCGCACCCCGAAGGTCACAGTTGGATAACGCCGCCGGCCCTCCCGCGCCTCCCGCGCCACCCCCGCCACCCCCGCCACCGGTCAGCCGACCTCCGACAGCGCGCCGGTGGTGACGTCGTAGACGAACCCGCGCACGGCGTCGCGGTGGGGGATGAACGGGCTTGCCACGACGCGCGCGACGGACTGGCGGACGTCGGCCTCGAGCTCGGCGAACGCCTCCGCGGCCCACGGGGGCCGGATGCCGGTGTCGGCCTCGACCGCCTGGCGGAACTCGTCGTCGGTGAAGGTGAGCATCCCGCAGTCGGTGTGGTGGACGAGCACGATCTCGCGCGTCCCGAGCAGCCGCTGGCTGATCGCCAGCGAACGCACGACGTCCTCGGTGACGGCGCCGCCCGCGTTGCGGATCACGTGCGCGTCGCCCACGCTCAGGCCCAGGAGCGCCTGGGGGTCGAGCCTGGCGTCCATGCAGGCGACGACGGCGACCCGGCGGGCGGGCGGCAGCGGCAGATCACCGCTGTCGAAGCGGGTGGCGTACTCCGCGGCGCCGGTCAGGAGCTCGTCGGTGACGCTCATGGTGGGTCCTCTCCCTCGCGGGCGGCCCGGTGACGCCCGACCGGACCAGCGTGGGCCCGGGGTCGCGGGCGCGGCGTGCCGCGGTGCCGCCGTACCGCATGGCGGACAACCGGTGCCGCGAGCGGGCCCGGCCGACGTCGGGCGGCTCGGGGCTCGGGGCTCGGGGCTCAGCCGATGCGGCGCGGCCCCGCCTGCCAGGCCTCCCACGCGGACCGGATGATGTCCGTCAGGCCGTGCTCGGCCTTCCACGACAGCACCTCTCCGATGCGGTCCGCGGCCGCCACGAGCTGGGGTGGGTCGCCGGCGCGACGCGCCTCGACCTCGGCGGTGACGTCGAGCCCGGACGCGCGCCCGATCTCGTCGACCACCTCCTTGACCGAGGCCCCGGTGCCGGTGCCGACGTTGAACACGTGCTCGGTGGGCTCGGCGTCGGAGGTGAGGTGGTCCATGGCGGCGAGGTGCGCCTGGGCGAGGTCGAGGACGTGGATGTAGTCGCGGATGCAGGTCCCGTCCGGCGTGGGGTAGTCGTCGCCGAAGATCTTCGGTCGGTCCCCGCGCTCGAGCCGGTCGAGCACCATGGGCACGAGGTTGAGCACGGCCGGGTCGCCGAGGTCGGGCCAGCCGGCGCCGGCGACGTTGAAGTAGCGCAGCGCGGTCCAGCGCAGCCCCCAGGCCCGTCCGCAGTCGGCCAGCAGCCACTCCCCCACGAGCTTGGTCTCGCCGTAGGGGTTGATGGGGCGGCACTCGACGTCCTCGCCCACCAGCTCCACCGGGGGCATCCCGTAGACCGCCGCGGAGGAGGAGAAGATCATGTTCCGCACCCCGGCGTTCTCCATCGCGGCGAGCACGTTGGCCAGCCCCCCGACGTTCTGCTGGTAGTACCAGGCCGGCCGGGCCACGGACTCCCCGACCTGCTTCCGGGCGGCGAAGTGGATGACCGAGGTGACGGCCCGCTCGCTCATGACCCGCTCCAGCGAGGTCTGCGCGCCGTCCCCGGCGACGTCGAGCTCGACGAGGGTGGCCGCGCCCACCCGGTCGGCCGCGCCGGTGGAGAGGTCGTCGACGACGACGACGTCCTCCCCGCGCTCGAGGAGGAGACGGACGACGTGGGCGCCGATGTAGCCGGCGCCGCCGATGACGAGGGTGCTCATGACCCGCAGCGTATCGGGGCCGCACGAAGGGCTGGGACTCCCGGCGGCGGGGCAGGACGAAGGGCCGGGACGCTCGGCGTCCCGGCCCTTCCGGTGTTCCTGCGCGGCGGTTGTCCCGACCGCGCCGCGCTCAG is a window from the Georgenia muralis genome containing:
- a CDS encoding CoA-binding protein codes for the protein MTHVNDPDVVRRLLTTPARWAVVGLSQNSARTAYGIAGYLQDLGMEIVPVHPRAETVHGARGYATLAEIPGGVDVVDVFVRSDLAGAVVDQAVAAGARAVWLQLGVVDEDAARRAREAGLDVVMDTCPAIEAPRLGIV
- a CDS encoding LCP family protein translates to MSESTGDPRPPSFRPAAPGRRPDTSGARPVGAGAQPAGAAAVGGEAQRPAHPRRTARPAAPVRRTSVRGAAQGPDSPPAYAPSRAAAPSYAPAPAAASPHRAELRPDDSRRPPRRGRRRRSPLAVLLLLLVVLVAWPVGLAVWADSRIQHVEALSGAADTPGTTYLLAGSDSRADGAVADATEGQRSDTIMVMHVPESGPTALVSLPRDTLVAIPGVGENKLNAAFSLGGPPLLVETVEALTGLGVDHYVEIGMGGVSSVVDAVGGVELCLDYDVEDELSGLTWTAGCAQADGVTALAFARMRYADPNGDIGRTERQRQVVSSVVKEVAEPATAFNPAAQVRLVEAGTGALLTDPGTGIVDLGRMAWAFRAATGPDGLVGTPPIADLDHRAGNLGSTVLLAEDAPDFFARLRDGELTAEDLQAG
- a CDS encoding glycosyltransferase; translation: MTSPAAVRVVAVAFNPGGELADFAESLATASSGPAPLVIVDNGSDPTVVDDVARRHGAEVLRPGHNLGYGAAANLGAAGGDSPWVVVANPDVVWQPGSLDALLAAAERHPGAGSLGPRILNTDGTVYPSARAVPSLRQGAGHAVFARVWPHNPWTRQYHQRQEEVLLTEHPVGWLSGACLLLRRSALDQVGGFDPSYFMFFEDVDLGERLGRSGWENVYVPDAVVVHDQGASWREKPARMILAHHRSAELYLHRRYAAWYLAPLRRAISLGLRARAALETRR
- a CDS encoding beta-class carbonic anhydrase, with product MSVTDELLTGAAEYATRFDSGDLPLPPARRVAVVACMDARLDPQALLGLSVGDAHVIRNAGGAVTEDVVRSLAISQRLLGTREIVLVHHTDCGMLTFTDDEFRQAVEADTGIRPPWAAEAFAELEADVRQSVARVVASPFIPHRDAVRGFVYDVTTGALSEVG
- a CDS encoding acyltransferase, with the translated sequence MPTRIDGSADVSPDAVVGEGSVVWHLAQIREGAHLGEGCVVGRGAYIGPGVRLGRRCKLQNYALVYEPAVLGDGVFIGPAVVLTNDTFPRAVNPDGSLKSAQDWELVGVTIEEGAAVGARAVCVAPVTIGAWSTVAAGAVVTRDVPAHALVAGVPARRVGWVGRAGRPLVAEAGRWRCPATGALYEEAGDTIREIAPS
- the galE gene encoding UDP-glucose 4-epimerase GalE, producing the protein MSTLVIGGAGYIGAHVVRLLLERGEDVVVVDDLSTGAADRVGAATLVELDVAGDGAQTSLERVMSERAVTSVIHFAARKQVGESVARPAWYYQQNVGGLANVLAAMENAGVRNMIFSSSAAVYGMPPVELVGEDVECRPINPYGETKLVGEWLLADCGRAWGLRWTALRYFNVAGAGWPDLGDPAVLNLVPMVLDRLERGDRPKIFGDDYPTPDGTCIRDYIHVLDLAQAHLAAMDHLTSDAEPTEHVFNVGTGTGASVKEVVDEIGRASGLDVTAEVEARRAGDPPQLVAAADRIGEVLSWKAEHGLTDIIRSAWEAWQAGPRRIG
- a CDS encoding LCP family protein, with translation MPRHAMRPPQRPSAGADGGADGGAPVAPRHAVSLDPHRRLRRLGAGALGVALFAGSGAAMAYSDIQGNIAQHDITDLLGEDRPSATAEAAPVDQRAGEDINLLVMGSDVREGDSDVDGAGAAGVVAGMRSDTTMIAHVSADRSRVDVVSIPRDTLVDIPSCTLPDGTTTSEQSDVMFNSAFQTGGQTGDVGAAAACTIRTVEKLTGIFIDDFVVVDFAGFTRMVDALGGVPMYIDEDIDDAEAGLRLAQGCQILDGTTALGYARARKSLDDGSDISRIGRQQELVAAIAREALGKNLLTDLPALYQFLDAATSTLTTGRYIGGLTTMAGLASSLRGLEAGGIAFATMPFEWAGPRVRPTVEAEELWDAIAADEPIQATLTGTGETPTEEPTATATATPGATTAPGQEPTSSVAPTSAPTAEPTPTIPVCTK
- a CDS encoding acyltransferase family protein; translation: MTDTLRPAAPRVPGPTGTTREAASRGPADRPPTPADRPRLYALDGLRLLAAVGVMLYHFTARWSQVWGDDPGAVFPETGPVLIYAALGPEQFFVISGFVILMTAWGRDVPHVVASRVARLFPSYWLAVIATSTLLLFLWPAGKDISVGEALVNLTMLQELFGVRHVDGVYWTLYAELRFYLLIGLLVAWGITRRRLLWVAALWPALGLVAVEAGITPLAALAIDGYAPFFAGGMMLYLIFREGHARAPWLILAGNVVLGVDHAVTWQMTSLTANTIFTPDPWVLGALTVGCFATVAAIALTPLKRFGGAWLVPAGALTYPLYLIHEYWGWWFIDLTAAHLGRWAVLAGAVTLSVLLAIGIHQVEKRVGPLLRRRLEAALRRAPEAGRPAARHAQSA